Proteins co-encoded in one Armatimonadota bacterium genomic window:
- a CDS encoding cupin domain-containing protein, which yields MKSIHECEVQQTDFADRWSKNLVGTDQIPTTNGFNLGVAEYHATDFSQVQVHDDQEALYIISGEGEIKLNDEVLPLKPGTAVYVGPGVSHSTRRTGDAPVKVIYTHGAV from the coding sequence GAAGTCCATTCACGAGTGCGAAGTGCAGCAGACAGATTTCGCCGACCGCTGGAGCAAGAACCTGGTGGGCACCGACCAGATTCCCACCACCAACGGGTTCAATCTCGGGGTGGCCGAATACCACGCCACCGATTTCTCCCAGGTCCAGGTGCATGACGACCAGGAGGCGCTCTATATCATATCCGGCGAGGGCGAGATCAAGCTGAACGATGAAGTGCTGCCCTTGAAGCCGGGGACGGCGGTGTACGTGGGGCCAGGAGTGTCCCATTCGACGCGGCGTACGGGTGACGCGCCCGTGAAAGTGATCTACACCCACGGGGCGGTGTGA